The following proteins come from a genomic window of Candidatus Krumholzibacteriia bacterium:
- a CDS encoding chalcone isomerase family protein yields MKHAIWMAALLLLTGVALGATVTEPHSKTGFPASIELGEGDSAVQLDALGTGLRKKSIIKVYAACFYIARGQELGEDRAADAIHGDFAKRIDMYFLRKVGGAKIAGGFRDGVHKSLDGHDEALEAFCAMFTGKVQKHESIVLEYLPGRGLEAYQGGKSLGLVTDMDLIAALWATWFGADPVGEELKKGLLAL; encoded by the coding sequence ATGAAACACGCAATCTGGATGGCAGCCCTGCTTCTTCTGACGGGTGTGGCCCTGGGAGCCACGGTCACCGAGCCGCATTCCAAAACCGGGTTTCCCGCCAGCATTGAACTGGGAGAGGGAGACAGCGCGGTGCAGCTGGACGCCCTGGGCACGGGCCTTCGCAAGAAGTCGATCATCAAGGTCTATGCCGCCTGTTTCTACATTGCCAGAGGACAGGAATTGGGAGAAGACCGGGCCGCAGACGCCATTCATGGGGACTTCGCGAAGCGCATCGACATGTACTTTCTCCGCAAGGTCGGGGGCGCCAAAATCGCCGGTGGCTTCCGCGACGGGGTTCACAAGAGTCTCGATGGCCACGACGAGGCACTGGAGGCTTTCTGCGCCATGTTCACGGGTAAGGTCCAGAAGCATGAGAGCATCGTGCTGGAGTATCTGCCGGGACGCGGACTGGAAGCTTATCAGGGTGGAAAGAGCCTGGGTCTGGTCACGGACATGGACTTGATTGCCGCCCTCTGGGCCACCTGGTTCGGCGCAGATCCGGTGGGCGAGGAACTGAAGAAGGGCTTGCTGGCGCTCTAG